A genomic region of Oncorhynchus mykiss isolate Arlee chromosome 2, USDA_OmykA_1.1, whole genome shotgun sequence contains the following coding sequences:
- the LOC118937286 gene encoding uncharacterized protein LOC118937286 yields the protein MLLKQFLVLQQQGEVPSHISLTDIRDWLIAKGRNYFKNTFQSEMEEGKNLHLAELAWDVKRRLRLKELEREVCRELRLERRIRWSVIGQPGSQMGDWRPLGMETHTPLGMDSPFRHSTSSMDTLSSQISTENLEVARLHTARPHIARPQTTRPRSARPPSERPSSDSDHSGTLSSVMTCSPHSASPSVVGHFGHEHVPRFHSLGAVGILLLPCLPSTGKSISKYSGKKKYVNPLELPGLLRKLVIKCYLIFI from the exons ATGCTTTTGAAGCAGTTCCTAGTCTTGCAGCAGCAAGGGGAGGTTCCGTCCCACATCTCACTGACGGATATTAGAGATTGGCTCATTGCCAAGGGTAGAAACTACTTCAAGAACAC GTTTCAGAGTGAAATGGAAGAGGGGAAGAACCTTCACTTGGCCGAACTGGCTTGGGATGTGAAACGACGCCTCAGGCTTAAGGAGCTGGAAAGAGAAGTGTGCAGGGAGCTGCGCCTGGAGCGCCGAATCCGCTGGTCGGTGATTGGACAG CCTGGTAGCCAGATGGGAGATTGGAGACCCCTGggcatggagacacacacacctctgggaATGGACTCTCCCTTCAGACACTCCACCTCCTCGATGGACACTCTTTCCAGTCAGATCTCGACTGAGAACCTCGAGGTTGCTAGGCTACATACTGCCAGACCACATATTGCCAGACCACAAACTACCAGACCACGTTCTGCCAGACCACCATCTGAAAGACCTAGCAGTGACTCTGATCACTCTGGAACCTTGTCTTCTGTGATGACCTGCTCACCACATTCAGCTAGCCCGTCAGTGGTAGGTCATTTTGGTCATGAACATGTTCCCAGATTTCACTCTTTGGGGGCTGTAGGCATATTACTGCTTCCCTGTCTCCCATCTACTGGGAAATCCATATCcaagtacagtggcaagaaaaagtatgtgaaccctttggaattacctggacttctgcgtaaattggtcataaaatgttatctgatcttcatctaa
- the LOC110491137 gene encoding uncharacterized protein LOC110491137 has protein sequence MFVSHLRSSPLGEDLVDSTLADVISVLKMEGILSSSPTLEEELLDLSSSCSSSSSEILQCVSVGPLGSGSETSFKLLGGRTLGIATPTAHVTTEDLEVYSDEIIDEILIIMRTKKDDDSGSDVSGASTPCNTPAPQSRSSSALRGVLPHDRRILSTALLGIQNTLDSENLSGECSTSPQDNARVLEMIKLLQRRLEGTPSESSIHITDVASPLGISLPVSHYAVQSCVFATDKDLKAEIVKGVFESLRSQFMSYSIKPVSNIITRATTKMAASNQVSSETLQAASEKSSAVAQNLISLVLFKVAKMSCSDDLEGLGDHIRCPSTLTRVLTPLTSEKATLTPAVLKIRREMSKEVATELQSFLIKESLTGTQAPSNGHVCTSGSAPREAVWDILRKTKEEASNKSLNNIFSVNLDERLTDYIADALYPKLHDRLESKRELQASYYSSQISCSLSPFKVESSLELQEFTDPLSESVLCLLDRTFGDKAQNLKTGGGVLQYVTDPTYKKLLIGSHTNDVNVVMHTIAVEELPVEGCIAQSEAIHGLHKKQKLPSSGRGNETPSPTNCLLEGVVGKLVRKMLFQGLDIPEVPINYSRSENFKQYELVEKLCPLMVRTIMATTIVNQPPTIQEAVMSSENIHVRELCEAGIKNLKENHVPDDSETNIMVRGALSEIESCMIETSDKDSPSLHSTPEVVVDLITKLLHGYELDAEDFASPVSSPTTTLSDVAMDMVVSVLRDMSDYPDVTSALEMTKDLKTPYSRPSSARIVSALCRELEEQMGSPDALRRALSRGSGEMTTAIASAVTREVNRLGSIVPKVSIRPLSSDICLRTDQDKVIVKSRCGSAEVKASQPVYIIVHVEAVMDIIVRLRSLIVPRTQDKLASWTLVEDVTNKLSSALWVRVTNRWREANVCLKATDIFQLVLSVHSKLMQRYGTEEALQKILCHKAPKLHKDIVCLVTNGIMDAPSKIQSTKNLESTLNLKELTALFNEMTTRQSLNKKAEQSCMKTEIEQPEWSTVEQVTSGSTSFIRELILEEVLMKLVKKICRMPKRTKKRQRIQISDLVTELMRLFDDEVAKYLIEEMESQQKSFNSKMTSKLADAIYTDLGKVKRLKRSLKIADLFEDQEMLSIVSVIVSHKLLAILKPSVSNPYDRETSDLEDSCSDDVEDLESEGVHYATNRKSNMSIVLTDTTNQPEMYIAVDYPPMIKLSKMRKGIRDFFWGVQKAWKRLVTCKSSGSSDG, from the exons ATGTTTGTCAGCCACTTAAGGAGTAGCCCACTAGGTGAGGACCTTGTAGATTCAACACTTGCGGATGTTATCTCTGTCCTGAAAATGGAGGGAATTCTTTCCTCCTCTCCGACTTTGGAGGAGGAGCTGCTTGATCTCTCCTCCAGTTGTTCTTCGTCATCCAGCGAAATACTGCAATGTGTGTCTGTTGGCCCTCTTGGCAGTGGGTCGGAGACATCCTTCAAACTTCTTGGGGGTCGTACTCTGGGTATCGCCACCCCAACGGCCCATGTTACCACAGAGGACTTAGAAGTCTACAGTGATGAGATCATTGACGAAATCCTTATTATAATGAGGACCAAAAAAGATGATGACAGTGGAAGTGACGTCTCTGGTGCATCAACACCATGCAACACACCAGCACCACAGAGCCGGTCCTCTTCTGCACTGAGGGGAGTGCTTCCCCATGACAGGAGGATACTCAGCACAGCACTGCTTGGAATCCAGAACACACTAGACAGTGAGAACCTCTCAGGAGAGTGTTCCACCTCACCACAGGACAATGCCAGAGTCCTGGAGATGATAAAGCTGCTGCAGAGGCGCCTTGAGGGGACACCCTCAGAGTCCTCCATCCATATCACAGATGTGGCTTCACCTTTGGGCatatctctccctgtatctcacTATGCTGTTCAGTCGTGTGTATTTGCCACTGACAAAGACCTGAAGGCAGAAATAGTGAAGGGAGTCTTTGAAAGCCTGAGATCCCAGTTTATGAGCTACTCCATCAAGCCTGTGAGTAACATCATTACCAGGGCAACAACAAAGATGGCTGCCTCCAATCAGGTTAGTTCAGAGACACTCCAGGCAGCATCAGAAAAATCATCTGCTGTGGCTCAGAACCTTATTAGTTTGGTTTTATTTAAAGTTGCCAAGATGTCCTGCTCTGATGACTTAGAGGGTCTGGGTGATCATATCAGATGCCCCTCAACTTTGACCAGAGTTCTGACACCTTTGACCTCGGAGAAAGCTACACTGACACCTGCTGTTCTGAAGATCAGAAGGGAGATGTCTAAGGAAGTGGCCACCGAACTCCAGAGTTTCTTGATCAAGGAATCCCTTACTGGCACCCAGGCACCATCCAATGGACATGTTTGCACTTCTGGTTCTGCCCCAAGGGAAGCTGTATGGGACATCCTGAGGAAAACCAAAGAGGAGGCTTCCAACAAAAGCCTGAATAATATTTTCTCTGTTAATTTGGATGAGCGGCTCACAGACTATATTGCAGATGCCTTATATCCAAAGCTGCATGACCGATTGGAGTCCAAGAGAGAGCTGCAGGCTTCTTATTACAGCTCCCAGATCAGCTGTAGCCTCAGCCCCTTCAAAGTTGAGAGCAGCCTAGAGCTCCAGGAGTTCACTGACCCACTTTCTGAGTCAGTATTGTGTCTCCTGGATAGGACATTTGGAGATAAAGCTCAGAACTTAAAGACAGGCGGGGGTGTTTTACAATATGTCACAGACCCAACCTATAAGAAGCTTTTGATTGGATCCCACACCAACGACGTCAATGTGGTTATGCACACGATTGCAGTGGAGGAGTTGCCTGTTGAGGGCTGTATTGCGCAAAGTGAGGCCATTCATGGCCTTCACAAGAAGCAAAAGTTACCTTCCAGTGGCAGAGGGAATGAGACCCCGAGCCCTACTAATTGCCTACTGGAGGGTGTAGTGGGCAAACTGGTACGGAAGATGCTATTTCAGGGCCTTGACATCCCTGAGGTACCCATAAACTACAGCCGCTCTGAGAACTTTAAGCAGTATGAACTGGTTGAAAAGCTTTGTCCTCTGATGGTAAGGACAATCATGGCTACAACCATAGTCAATCAACCACCTACTATTCAAGAAGCAGTGATGTCTTCCGAGAACATCCATGTGAGAGAGCTGTGTGAGGCAGGTATCAAAAACCTCAAAGAGAACCATGTACCTGATGACTCTGAGACAAACATCATGGTCAGAGGGGCTTTGAGTGAAATTGAATCCTGTATGATTGAGACCTCCGACAAGGACTCTCCCAGTTTACATTCCACACCAGAGGTGGTTGTAGACCTGATCACCAAGCTGCTTCATGGGTATGAGCTTGACGCAGAAGACTTTGCATCACCTGTGTCATCCCCAACCACCACTCTCTCTGATGTGGCAATGGACATGGTGGTTTCTGTCCTTCGGGACATGTCCGATTACCCAGACGTTACCTCAGCATTGGAAATGACTAAGGATCTCAAGACGCCGTACTCCCGCCCCTCAAGTGCAAGGATTGTAAGTGCCCTCTGCAGAGAGCTGGAGGAGCAAATGGGCTCTCCTGATGCTCTGAGGCGAGCTTTGAGCCGTGGCAGCGGGGAGATGACAACAGCCATTGCGAGTGCAGTCACCAGGGAAGTCAACCGTCTGGGTTCAATCGTACCCAAAGTCTCTATCAGGCCGCTCTCCTCAGACATCTGCCtaaggacagaccaggacaaggtCATCGTTAAGAGCCGATGTGGCTCGGCTGAGGTGAAGGCATCCCAACCGGTGTATATTATTGTTCATGTAGAGGCGGTGATGGATATCATTGTCCGGCTGCGGTCTCTGATTGTTCCTCGGACCCAGGATAAACTGGCCAGCTGGACCCTAGTTGAGGATGTGACCAACAAGCTGTCCAGTGCTCTCTGGGTGAGGGTGACTAACAGGTGGAGGGAAGCAAATGTCTGCCTGAAGGCAACAGACATCTTTCAGTTGGTGCTGTCTGTGCATAGCAAGTTGATGCAACGCTATGGCACAGAGGAAGCCCTACAGAAGATACTGTGCCACAAGGCACCCAAGCTGCACAAGGACATTGTCTGTCTTGTCACGAATGGAATTATGGATGCACCATCCAAAATTCAAAGCACCAAAAATCTGGAATCTACACTCAACTTGAAAGAATTGACAGCCTTGTTTAATGAAATGACAACCCGTCAATCTTTGAATAAGAAAGCTGAGCAGAGCTGCATGAAGACTGAGATTGAACAGCCGGAGTGGTCCACTGTGGAACAAGTGACATCCGGTTCCACCAGCTTCATTAGGGAGCTTATATTAGAAGAAGTCCTGATGAAGCTTGTCAAGAAGATATGCCGTATGCCAAAAAGGACCAAGAAGCGTCAGCGCATCCAGATCAGTGATCTGGTGACTGAGCTGATGCGATTGTTCGACGATGAGGTGGCCAAATATCTGATTGAGGAAATGGAAAGCCAGCAAAAAAGTTTCAATTCTAAGATGACATCGAAGCTGGCAGATGCCATCTACACTGACCTTGGGAAGGTCAAGCGTTTGAAACGCTCCTTGAAAATTGCCGATTTATTTGAGGATCAGGAGATGCtttccattgtctctgtcattGTTTCCCACAAGCTACTGGCCATCTTGAAACCCTCAGTTTCCAACCCATATGACCGTGAGACCTCAGACCTTGAAGACTCATGCAGTGATGATGTGGAGGATTTGGAATCTGAGGGGGTGCATTATGCCACCAACAGAAAG TCCAACATGAGCATCGTCCTTACAGACACTACAAACCAGCCAGAGATGTACATTGCTGTGGATTATCCACCTATGA TTAAATTATCCAAGATGAGGAAAGGCATCCGGGACTTCTTCTGGGGAGTCCAGAAGGCCTGGAAACGCTTGGTCACCTGCAAGTCCTCTGGGTCCTCTGATGGGTAG